CTGCGCGCCCTGCAGCGCTTTTCGCAGGAAGAGGGCACTCTGGGCGACGGCCGCATCAAGAAGGCCTGGGCCGACATCCCCTACCACTTCTACATCGCCCACGACGGCGCGGTGGGCGAGGGGCGGGAGGTGGGCTACGTGGGCGACTCGAACACGCAGTACGACCTGCGCGGGCACGTGCAGGTGGTGCTGGAGGGCAACTTCGAGAACGAGTCGGTGACGGACGCGCAGTACCAGAGCCTGCGCCGGCTGGTGGCCCACCTGGCGCGCCGGTACCGCGTGCGCCCGGAGCTCATCACCGGGCACAAGGACAACGCCCCGACGCTCTGCCCGGGCCAGGACCTGTACCGCCGCCTCCCCGAGCTGCGCCGCGCGGGGGCGGCCGGCGGATGACCCTTGGTGTGGCACACGATGTCATCCCGATGGAGCGGCCACGGAAAACCTGCCCCTGCACGGCAGACCGCAGCGACTGAGGGATCCGCCACACACCGCGCGATTACACCCCCATGCGGAGGCGTCGGCATCCCAATTTCTTCCTGTCGTCGCGAACGGACGCGCAAACCGCCGAACTGCACCGGCCTCGATGGATGCGAGCCGCGGCACGTTGGACAGAGTGGGTGGCGGATCCCTCAGTCGCTGCGGAGCACGGTGTGAGTGCAGGCTCGCCGGGGCCGCTCCATCGGGATGACAGCGCGGGCTTTGGCCGCGATTCGGGGACTGGTTCGGCTGGACCGGACCTTCAGCCGCGCAGGGGCGAGTGTGTGGCGGATCCCTCAGTCGCTGCGGAGCACGGTGTGCGTGCAGGCTCGCCG
The DNA window shown above is from Longimicrobium sp. and carries:
- a CDS encoding peptidoglycan recognition family protein, translating into VGPPPNPSAPRPRTMHSLTRLSLALIVAAATAACRPAGAPRPADEPAIVTRAQWGARAPTLPMQPHQPVRITVHHTAGAQDTARSLADKLRALQRFSQEEGTLGDGRIKKAWADIPYHFYIAHDGAVGEGREVGYVGDSNTQYDLRGHVQVVLEGNFENESVTDAQYQSLRRLVAHLARRYRVRPELITGHKDNAPTLCPGQDLYRRLPELRRAGAAGG